In Methanothermobacter tenebrarum, the sequence TACAAGAAACCATAAAATAGGGGGAGATGATAATATGGGGAAAAAGTTTTATGAACTGCCAGAACTGCCCTATGGGTATGATGCCCTCGAACCTTATATTTCAGAGGAGCAACTGCTAATACACCACCAGAAGCACCATCAAGCCTATGTGGATGGTGCCAACAACCTACTTAAAAGATTGGATGAAGCCCGCGAATCCAAAACAGGCATAGACTACAAAGCCACTGCGAAGGAATTATCATTCCATGTTGGCGGCTTCCTATTACACAGGTTCTTCTGGGAGAACATGGGCCCCGCAGACGAGAACAGGGGAGAACCCCATGGCAAGATAAAAGATTATATCGAAAAAGACTTCGGAGACTTTGAAAGGTTCAAGGAGGAGTTCTCACAGACTGCTATAAGCGTTGAAGGGTCTGGTTGGGCCATGTTAACATATTGTCCCCTCACGGATCGTCTACTCATAGTCCAGGTTGAGAAACACAACATCAACCTAATACCACAATGTAAAGTTCTCCTCACATTAGATGTGTGGGAACATGCATACTACCTCGACTATAAGAACCTGCGCCCAGATTATGTAGAAGCATTCTGGAACATCATAAACTGGGACGAAGTAAACAACCGAATAGAAACCCTCTAATAATATCTTCTAATTTTTTTCTTATTTTGGAATGATCCCACCCCCCAAATCAAAAACTATTTTTTAAACTCCTCAAAAATTTTATCCTTAGAATATTTCAAAGAAGGGTTGATCCAAGATGATCTGGGACGAAAAAATGGAATGCATTACAAGGGACGACCTAGAAGAACTACAACTTAAAAGATTACAGGACACCCTAAAAAGGGTATATGAGAAAGTACCATACTACAAGAAGAAATTTGAAGAAAACAACATCTACCCCGAGGATATTGAAAGTCTCGAAGACGTGAAAAAACTCCCCTACACGACAAAGGATGACCTCAGGAAAGCCTACCCCTTCGGGATGTTTGCAACCCCCAAGAGGGAGATAATAGAAGTGCACACATCCTCAGGGACCACAGGCAAGCCCGTGGTCTCAGGGTACACAAAAGAGGACATAAAAATCTGGAGCGAAGTGATGGCAAGAGGCCTTACAATGATGGGGGTTACAGAAGATGATATCATACAAAACACCCATGGTTACGGTCTATTTACAGGAGGATTCGGAGTACACTATGGAGCGCAGAGGATAGGGGCGACAGTGATCCCCATTTCAACCGGCCAGACAAGGAGACAAATCGAGATCATGAAAGACTTTGGGACGACAGTCATGATATTCACACCATCATATGGATTATACCTATCAGAGGTGGCCGAAGAAGAAGGCTACAACCCAAGCAAATTCCAACTAAAGGCCATAGGCTTCGGAGCCGAGATGTGGACAGAGGAAATGCGAAGAGAACTTGAAAAGCGTTTCAACGCACCAGCATTCAACATCTACGGTCTCACAGAGATCATCGGACCAGGCGTTGCCATGGAATGCCATGAAAAAAATGGCCTACACATCTTCGAAGACCACTTCTACCCAGAGATCATAAATAGTAAAACTGGTGAGAACCTGCCACCCGGAAAACGGGGTGAACTTGTCATAACAACCCTCACAAGGATTGGGATGCCAATCATCAGATTCCGCACAAAGGACATCACCTCAATAAACTATGATGAATGCGCTTGCGGGAGAACCCTAGCGAGGATTTCAAGGATAACAGGACGCGCCGATGACATGTTAAAAGTAAGGGGAGTATCAGTATTCCCCTCACAAGTAGAGAAGGCCCTGCTCAAAGTTGAAGGGCTTCAACCCCATTACCAGATCATCGTAACCCGGCCACATCTCATGGATGAGATGGAAGTTAAAGTTGAAACTTCACCAGAGGTCTTCTCAGATGACATAGGAGAGATGATGAAACTACAGAAGAAAATTGAAGACTACATAGCGGATGAGATAGGATTAAGAGTCAAAGTAACCCTAGTAGAACCAAAAACTTTGCCAAGGAGTGAAGGAAAGGCGGTTAGGGTTATAGATAAAAGGAAATTCTGAGGTCCATAATATGAAAGTCGAACAAATCTCAATATTCCTAGAAAACAAGAAAGGAAGACTCTGGAAAGCCCTTAACACATTAAAGGATGCTGGTATAAACATCAGAGCATTATACTTAGCAGACACTTCAGAATTTGGCATATTGAGGCTTATAGTCCCAGACCCCCAGAAGGCGAAGAAGGTTCTCGAAGAAAACGATTTCGCAGTTAAAACAAATGAAGTAATAGCAGTAGAATTGGAAGATAAACCAGGAGGCCTCGCATCCATCCTAAAAATACTCAAAGATTCCCAGATAAACCTAGAATACATATATGCTTTTGTACATGAAAAAAAAGACAAGGCCATCCTATTCTTAAAAGCTGATGACATAAACCGGACAATAAAAGCACTACAAGAGGGTGAGGCGCGACTATTAACAGCTGAAGAAGTCTACAAACTCTAGATCTAATAACTACCTGTGATCACCTATATAAACATGGGTATCCCGGCCACCCAAACGGTAAAATTTTAAGCCTCACTGGTACCGTCCATCCAATGAAAACCTAAATTATAGAGACTGCCAGTAGTGTGAGCATCAGAGCCAAAAATACCCCCATCCAAACCATATATAACAAGTTAAGATACTACAG encodes:
- a CDS encoding superoxide dismutase; translation: MGKKFYELPELPYGYDALEPYISEEQLLIHHQKHHQAYVDGANNLLKRLDEARESKTGIDYKATAKELSFHVGGFLLHRFFWENMGPADENRGEPHGKIKDYIEKDFGDFERFKEEFSQTAISVEGSGWAMLTYCPLTDRLLIVQVEKHNINLIPQCKVLLTLDVWEHAYYLDYKNLRPDYVEAFWNIINWDEVNNRIETL
- a CDS encoding phenylacetate--CoA ligase family protein, giving the protein MIWDEKMECITRDDLEELQLKRLQDTLKRVYEKVPYYKKKFEENNIYPEDIESLEDVKKLPYTTKDDLRKAYPFGMFATPKREIIEVHTSSGTTGKPVVSGYTKEDIKIWSEVMARGLTMMGVTEDDIIQNTHGYGLFTGGFGVHYGAQRIGATVIPISTGQTRRQIEIMKDFGTTVMIFTPSYGLYLSEVAEEEGYNPSKFQLKAIGFGAEMWTEEMRRELEKRFNAPAFNIYGLTEIIGPGVAMECHEKNGLHIFEDHFYPEIINSKTGENLPPGKRGELVITTLTRIGMPIIRFRTKDITSINYDECACGRTLARISRITGRADDMLKVRGVSVFPSQVEKALLKVEGLQPHYQIIVTRPHLMDEMEVKVETSPEVFSDDIGEMMKLQKKIEDYIADEIGLRVKVTLVEPKTLPRSEGKAVRVIDKRKF
- a CDS encoding ACT domain-containing protein — its product is MKVEQISIFLENKKGRLWKALNTLKDAGINIRALYLADTSEFGILRLIVPDPQKAKKVLEENDFAVKTNEVIAVELEDKPGGLASILKILKDSQINLEYIYAFVHEKKDKAILFLKADDINRTIKALQEGEARLLTAEEVYKL